The sequence below is a genomic window from Tubulanus polymorphus chromosome 1, tnTubPoly1.2, whole genome shotgun sequence.
GGCCGTCATATCCGGAGGAAGAGGCAGACGAAGAAGATATAATCGATGATGAATCAGAGTTAGAATTGAATAAACCGCTTGAAGAAGTCGAACAAGCCGATGATGAGGACGAATACGAAGATGAAGCCAGAATTTTAGATTTAGATGGTctcaagaaaaataaacagTCTCAGGTATGATAAATATCCCTTAAATTACCCTTTTTTACAATAGAACCCTTGGCTGCTGTTGTGTTTAAATGCTTGGTTATTGGTTGTGGTTTTTAGGATGGAGAATCGTCAAAACCAGAAGAAATACTACTTTCAACGACAGATGCGGCTGAGTGGAAATTAGAAGTTGAAAGAATTTTACCACAACTTAAAGTGACTATTCGTACCGACAATAAGGTGAGTAGTTATAGGTGGAACACGTTTTTAACCAATCATGGTTCTTAATAGTAAGCAATGATGATGATTGTGATTGATTTGCAGGATTGGAGAGTCCACGTTGAACAAATGCACCAGCACGCCGGAGGTATTGAAACTTCATTGACCGAAACTAAAACGCACTTGGATaaattacatgatgaaatCACGCGAACATTGGAAAAAATCGGCAGCcgagagaaatatataaacacgCAACTAGAACAGTCGCTGCAGGAGTTTCGACACATGCAAGatcgactggcagaaactaagGAGAGATATCGGCAAGGGAGTGGTGGAGTTACTGAACGTACCCGCATTTTAGCAGAGGTTTGTTTGGAATTTTCGGCTCTGCCAGATCTTTGTTATCTGTAGATTATTGTGATACTTAATTCGTGTTTGATTTACTCAGGTTACGGAAGAACTGGAGAAAGTGAAACAAGAAATGGAAGAAAGAGGCAGCAGTATGACTGATGGGGGTAAGATAAAATGAGATATCACTTCATTAATCAAAATTAGATCATACGATAACACCTCAATTTAGGAAAACTCTATCGctattacaaaaaaaattctcaTTGATTTTCAGCTCCACTAGTTAAAATCAAACAGGCGATAGTTAAAATCAAAAGCGAAATTACACAAATGGATATCAGGACCGGTGTACTGGAACATATTCTACTGCAAGCTAAAATGCGAGAGAGAACCGAGAACCAGCGTCAACTACCGGGTGATGATCCATACGAAATCAAAGCCTACTGATTAGAAATTCGATCTGATAATTTCGAGACTATGAGATATAAATAAACCTGTGACACAAGGAGGATGTGATGATGGGGAATTTTTTCCCTGCATTGTCAAAAGGACTGAATTTAAACTGCCATGCTTCAAATCTAATTTGTTTTAATGTAGCACCCGGTAGTGTAATTGCTTTGAATTTCAGTTGTTCGTACATTGTACTTAGTTGAAATGTCCACATTGTCTTTATACACAAAGAACCACGtaataaagattattttttttccgtCCACAAGTTAACTTATACACATGTGCTGTATtagttttgaaataaaagatttatcAATTGACATATTGAGTTCTTCAATGATACAGGCTTATTAATAACCACAATCATAACTTCAGGATGAAGCAATAACTTTTCCTTCTGGTTTTGTCGGTCTCCTTCCTCTGCAGTGGAAATCTCATTATGACCACTTCAGATGTTACGATTCTTGTGATTACAAACCTAGATCTTGATCCCGAAAagtactggatataacgaactagcGATTATAACGCattttctggtcccctgaAGTTCGTGGTAACAAGGTTCCATTGAATAATCATTCTAACTTGATGGCTATATAGAGATGGAAGAAATTGCTTTGACAATGGATGCTCTTACATCATACATTCCCTATAAAGGGCCAAGCCAGGACCAATTGCCATTGAAGAACAACAAAATGTGTCATGAAATTTACAGAATAAACactttatttacaattatCAACCATACTCGGATACATCGTAACCTAGATCAGAGCAGTGGCCAGCCTATCATAcaagttgtttttattttttagctGCCTATGTTTATAGtgataattcaatttttcactAGTTTGATGTTCTTTGGCTCTGAACATCAACATTTAAATGGCTCTCGTTTTTACAGCCATAACATGCATAAGAGAAACCAAATTTACTATGTGTTCCTGAACTATTGTTCTAACTTAAGTGTACATTGTTGTTATATGAGGAGGGGGGGGGCGGGGGATGGGTCagctcatttattcattatttgtaTAAAATGCATAGAAAACTtgagataaatgaaaattcacatcatttgatacataAAGAACAGAGAAAGTGTCAATTTCCATGAATTGAAACATATTTTGCACACCTTTGTATACCCagtaaatgaatgaatcaaacCTTGAATATGTTCGTAACTCATTCATTAATCATTAATCAGATGGAGTTCAAATCAAGTTATAATCAGTttgatttacttttttcccTGATGATGCTCAATAGAAGACGAATACGGAAGCAATAGTAACTACTAAATCACAAATGATACATACACTGTCATACATACAACACGTTCTAGTACAATGGGTTTTTGAGAACACCATAGTCAATTTCTTATTCCGAATGATTCAAGAATCTTTCATAGAATAGCGTGTGATTTGAGGTTAGTAGCACTGGCCAGTCTCTCCATAGATATAAAAATTCATTgacaatttatgaatttcataCAAGAAATATCTACAAGTAAAATTCACTATACGTACAGTATgtaatttttgtt
It includes:
- the LOC141907226 gene encoding intraflagellar transport protein 57 homolog, producing the protein MSEERRRGDDDGEEGGPGAAYMQFVVMEELLDKLKLLNYESSFSRQIGMKPFSRHYFAIATNPGEQFHAFTSLAAWLLRTAGKHMDQPQEYDDPNATIANILDELRQFGHTVDFPPSKLKQGCGEKCIEVLDKLANEALKSTMFMWNRPSYPEEEADEEDIIDDESELELNKPLEEVEQADDEDEYEDEARILDLDGLKKNKQSQDGESSKPEEILLSTTDAAEWKLEVERILPQLKVTIRTDNKDWRVHVEQMHQHAGGIETSLTETKTHLDKLHDEITRTLEKIGSREKYINTQLEQSLQEFRHMQDRLAETKERYRQGSGGVTERTRILAEVTEELEKVKQEMEERGSSMTDGAPLVKIKQAIVKIKSEITQMDIRTGVLEHILLQAKMRERTENQRQLPGDDPYEIKAY